One stretch of Streptomyces sp. MMBL 11-1 DNA includes these proteins:
- a CDS encoding carbohydrate ABC transporter permease, giving the protein MTHLLDTVDKTAAAPENSPRTPAARTARRKALLHWIAVHSLGIAAALFFVLPFVFVALTSLMSDQQALTRDLTPNSWEWGNYERVFNTPGFLTWWRNTLLYAGVGTVLTVVSSVPVAYALAKFRFRGRKLSLMLVISMMMLPPQVVIIPMYLFWAKQMDLSGTLWPLIIPMAFGDAFSIFLLRQFLLTIPNEYLDAAKVDGCGEFRTLMKVVLPMARPGIAAIALFQFFAAWNDYFGPQIYASENPAAWTLSYGLESFKGAHHTDWNLTMAATVLVMAPVIAVFFFAQKAFVEGVTLTGVKG; this is encoded by the coding sequence ATGACCCACCTCCTCGACACCGTCGACAAGACCGCCGCCGCCCCGGAGAACTCCCCGCGGACGCCCGCCGCGCGCACCGCCCGCCGCAAGGCGCTGCTGCACTGGATCGCCGTGCACTCGCTCGGGATCGCCGCCGCGCTCTTCTTCGTGCTGCCGTTCGTCTTCGTGGCGCTCACCTCGCTGATGAGCGACCAGCAGGCGCTGACCCGCGACCTCACCCCGAACTCCTGGGAGTGGGGCAACTACGAACGGGTCTTCAACACCCCGGGCTTTCTGACCTGGTGGCGCAACACCCTGCTGTACGCGGGCGTCGGCACCGTCCTCACCGTCGTCTCGTCCGTCCCGGTGGCGTACGCGCTGGCGAAGTTCCGCTTCCGGGGCCGCAAGCTGTCGCTGATGCTCGTCATCTCGATGATGATGCTGCCGCCGCAGGTCGTCATCATCCCGATGTACCTGTTCTGGGCGAAGCAGATGGACCTGTCCGGCACCCTGTGGCCGCTGATCATCCCGATGGCCTTCGGCGACGCGTTCTCCATCTTCCTGCTGCGGCAGTTCCTGCTGACCATCCCGAACGAGTACCTGGACGCCGCCAAGGTCGACGGCTGCGGTGAGTTCCGCACGCTGATGAAGGTCGTCCTGCCGATGGCCAGGCCCGGCATCGCGGCCATCGCCCTCTTCCAGTTCTTCGCCGCCTGGAACGACTACTTCGGACCGCAGATCTACGCCTCCGAGAACCCGGCCGCCTGGACGCTCAGTTACGGCCTCGAATCCTTCAAGGGTGCACACCACACCGACTGGAACCTGACCATGGCCGCGACCGTTCTGGTCATGGCCCCCGTGATCGCCGTCTTCTTCTTTGCCCAGAAGGCATTCGTCGAGGGCGTCACACTGACCGGAGTAAAGGGCTGA